GCCGGCGGACCGAAGGTCGCGACGCCGCCGCCACCACGCAGAGCGCGCAGCACGGCGGCCACCAGCGCCGGCTTGCGCAGCGGCTTGGCGAGAAAGTCGCTCATGCCGGCTTCGCGGCAGGTCCTGATGTCGTCCGGGAACGCATTCGCCGTCAGGGCGATGATCGGCAGCTTGGCGAACGCACCGCCCTGGGCACGGATCGCACGGGTCGCGGCAAGGCCGTCCATCGTCGGCATTCGCACATCCATCAGAACGACGTCGAATTCCTCCTCGGCCAACGCGCGCAACGCTTCGGCCCCATCGGACACGACCCGCGTTTCGGCGACGAATTCCTGAAGCATCTTCAGGACCACCATCTGGTTGGTGGCATCGTCTTCGGCGATCAGCACCCGCAGCGGATGCCCGAGCATCGCGATCCGGGTTCGCAGATCGTCGTTGCCGACGCGGTCGAGCCGATAGTCCGAGATCAGCGCATTGGTCCACGGCAGGTCGAGGCTGAACCGGAAGGTGGAGCCCTCACCCGGCTTCGAGGTTACATCGATGGCGCCGCCCATCTGCTCGACGATGCGCCGGCTGATCGCGAGCCCGAGACCCGTGCCCCCGAAGCGGCGATTGATCGACACGTCGCCCTGCGCGAAATCGGTGAACAGCGAGCCGACCCGATCGAGCGGAATTCCGATGCCGGTGTCGGTGACCTGCCACTCGATCGTGGCGTAGGCATCGTCCCGCCTCACGCAGGTGAGCACGATGGTGACGCCCCCCCGATCGGTGAATTTGACCGCGTTGAAGGCGAGGTTGAGCAGCACTTGTCGAATGCGCTGGGCGTCGCCGGTCAGAGCCGGCGGCAGCCGCGGATCGACATCGATCTTCAGCGTCAGTCCTTTGGCGCGCGCATTCGGCTCGACGATGGAGCGCACCGCATCGACCAGCACCGACGGCGAGAAGTTGACTTGTTCGAACTCGATGCGGCCGGCTTCGAGCTTCGACAGGTCGAGGATGTCGTTGAGGATCCGCAGCAGATTGTCGCCGGAATCGCGGATCGTCGTGACCGCGTGCTGCTGCTCCGGATCGAGCTTGGTCTCGAGCAGCGAATTGGCGAGCCCGAGCACGCCGTTCATCGGCGTGCGGATTTCGTGGCTCATCATCGCGAGGAAGTCGGACTTCGCCCGGTTCTCGGCCTCGGCCTGCTCGGCCCGCCACCGCTCGGTGACGTCGCGCCCGACGCCGCGATAGCCGGTGAACTCGCCATTGTGATCGAGCATCGGCCGCGCCGTCAGCGACCACAGGCGCTGGGTGCCGCCGATCATCACATGCACGACGAGCTCGTGCATCGGCTCGCGCAACGCCATCTTGGCGGCGACTGCGGCCGCACAGCGGCCGTCTTCCGGGCACAGCATGCCGAGCACGTCGGAGAGTTGTGCGCCGCGCAGGATATTGACGGGAAGACGCGCGACTTCGACGAAGCGGTCGGGCACGTGCACCAGCCGGCACTCGGAATCGGTCTGCCACAGCCAGTCGCTGGCGTTGGCCTGAAAGTCCTTGAGCAGCAACGAGATGATCTCGGTGTTGCGCTCCAGCTCGAACTGCGCGCAGAGATTGTCGAAGAACATCTCGCCATGCGAGACCAGATTCCGCGACATGAACACGGCGTAGAGCATCAGAAAAATCATGGTGATCTGATAGCCGGTGCCGGTGCACAGCATCAGCGTGATCGCAGAGCCGAGCACCATCGACCAGGTATAGGCAAGGCCCGCGCGCGGCACCGTGGACAGCGCAAACGCGCCGCCGGACATCATGCCCGTCACAAGGCAGCCGATGATCAACTGATCGGTCGGTTCGGCGTTGGGAAACAGCACAATCGGCATTGCGCCCCAGATCAGGCCGAGCATCAGCGCCTGCGCGCTCATCCGCCGGATCGCATTCGCGGAGGCCTCGCGCGGCGGATTGTGCCGCGTCTTGAGCCAGGACCGCATCGCCAGCGCCGCCGCGATGCCGATCGAGCCGAACCACGCCAGCAGGAAGAAGCGGGAGTTGTTGTCCCAGAACGCCACCAGGACCAGCGTCGCGTTGATCATGTTGATCGACATCGTCACCGGCACCAGCCGGCTGACGCTGTGGATCTGCGCGGCGCGGATGAGACGCATCTCGCGTTCGTCGACATTTGCAGGTGTCAGGGTGCCGGCGCCGCGGCCGCCGAACCAGAAGGCGAACCGAGAAGACCAGTCACCCCCCGTTCCCCGTGCCGTCATCATCACCTGCCGCAGGCCGGACATCTCGCAACGCTCTCTCGGCCGCTCGTCGAGTTCTGCATCCAATCACCTGAGGGCCTGACAAGGTGATCATACCTGCGCGGTCGGCCGCTGTCTTCCCGGCGCCGCGTATCGCGTATCGCCCGGGTATCTGGCGACCCCGGCCGATCGTGGAGGGACCATGGGACCGCCTGGCTTCCGAGGCGTTAATTTAGCCGCGAGCCCTGCAGGGATAACGACGGCAGTTAACAATTGCCGAAACTTGCCCGTGAATCGTACTGAGCAATAATGCTCATCGCAGTGAGACGTGGCCGATCGACTTGCCTGGCATCATCGTCACCGCGATTTCCCCGGGCAGCTTTTGTTCCGTCTTTTCAACGCGATCTGCGACGATAAATCCCGGAACCGGCGACCGACACTGCCGTTGTCGTTACGAAGCGCACAGTCAGTGCGGCTTGTGAGATCAAAGGAGAATTTCGATGGGTAGCACGATGGACAAGATCAAGGGCACCGCCAACGAGATGACCGGCAAGGCCAAGCAGGGAATCGGCGAGGCCACCGGCTCCGAGAAGCTGCAGGGCGAAGGCGCCGTGCAGGAAATCAAGGGCAAGGGCCAGAAGGCGATGGGCGACGCCAAGGAAGCCGTCAAGGACACCACCGACAAGGTGTCCGACGCCGCGCACCGCAACCTCTGAGCGCGACCTGATTGATCGCGTGACGTTTACCCGCCCGCGATCACAACGAAAGACCGGCCTCCGGCCGGTCTTTCTGCGTTTGGAAGCCGGGATCAGCGCCGCGACGAGGACCGCGACGAGGACAGTGATGCGGGGTTGACCACATTGATCGGCTCGCCCGCCGCATAGGCGACGATCTGCTCGAAGATATCGCCGAATTGCAGCTCGTATTCGTCACGCGACACGTAGCCGATATGCGGCGTGGCAACGACGTTGTCCATCGCCAGTAGCGGATCCTGCGGATCGCGCAGCGGCTCGGTGTCGAACACATCGATCGCCGCCATGCCGGGACGCCCGGCGCGGAGCGCCGCGACGAGGGCCCCCTGCTCGATCAGTCCGGCGCGGCTGGTGTTGACCAGCAGCGCCGTCGGCTTCATCCGCGCCAGATCCGCGCGCGTGACGATGCCGCGGGTGGCGTCGATCAAGCGCATGTGCAGCGACAGCACGTCACTGTGGGCAAACAAGTCTTCCTTGCTGCCGGCGATCTGATAACCGTCGGCGCGCGCCTCGGCGAGATTGGGCTCGCGCGCCCAGACCAGCACGGTCATGCCGAAGGCGCGGCCGTAGCCCGCCACGACGCGGCCGATCCGGCCGTAGCCGTAGATGCCGAGCGTCTTGTCACGCAGCGTGTGACCGACGCCGATCTGCCAGACGCCGGCCTTCAGCGCCGCCATCTGCTGCGGGATCTGCCGCATCGCCCCCAGCACCAGGCCCCAGGTCAATTCCGCCGCCGCATAGGACGGCGCGCCGGCGCTCATGTTCGACGACACGACGATTCCGAGCCGCGTGCAGGCGTCGACATCGATGTGGGGATAGACGCCGCGCTGGCTGATCAGCTTCAACCGCGGCAGCTTCTCCAGCAGGGCGGCACGAATCTGCGTCCGCTCGCGGATCAGCACCAGCGCCTCGGTGTCGCGCAGCCGCGAAGCCAGCGCATCGGTGTCCTGGACGTGATCGTTGAACACCGTGACGTCGTGGCCTTGCAGCCGGCCGAAGCAGTTCAGCGTGCGCAGCGTGTCGAAGTAATCGTCGAGAATGGCGACTTTCACGCGGCGCAAGCTCCCGTTGCGGTGGTTATTCTCGTGGTGGAAGGAGCGAGGCCAGCGGCGCTGGCCTCGACCCTCAGTAGCCCAGCGCGCAGCCGTCCTTGCGCGGGTCCGAGCCGCCGGTGAGCGTTCCCTTCTCCCAGTCGATCCAGATCGCCTGGCCGCCACCGTGCGGCGGGCCGATCGGCGCGACCTGATGGCCGAGCGCCTTCAGGCCCTCGACCGTCGCGGCGGGCACGCCCTCCTCGAGCTGATAGATGTTCTCGTAGTGCAAGCCGCGCGGCAGATCGATCGCCTCCTGCACGTCGAGCCCGTAGTCGAGCATGTTGGTCAGCACGCGGACCTGACCGACCGGCTGGTACTGGCCGCCCATCACGCCGAACGACATCCGCGCCCGGCCGTTCTCGGTGGCGAGCGCCGGGATGATGGTGTGCAACGGCCGCTTGTTCGGCGCGATGCAGTTCGGATGGCCGGGCTGAATGCGGAAGCCGGCGCCGCGATTCTGCAGCAGGATGCCGGTCTTGTCGGTGACGATCGCCGACCCGAACGAATGCGCGATCGAGTTGATGAACGAACAGACGTTGCGGTCTTCGTCGACCACGGTGATGTACACCGTCGACGGGTTCATCGGCGGCGACACCTTCGGCAGGTCCAGGATCTTGTCGAGCGCGATCTTGCTGAAATGCTCCTCGGCGAAGTCGCGCGCCAGAATGCGGATGACGTCGACTTCGACATGGCCGGGGTCGCCGATGTGAAGCTCGCGCATCATATAGGCGATCCGCGCCGCTTCCGCTTCGAGATGGAAGCGCTCGACGCTGAGCGGGCCGAACTTCGTCAGATCGAACCGGCTGAGGATGTTCAGCATCACCAGCATGGTGATGCCCGGACCGTTCGGCGGGCACTGCCAGACGTCGAAGCCCTTGTAGAGGGTGCCGAGCGGCGACGTGGTTTCGGTGGTGTGGCCGGCGAAATCCTCCAGCGTGTGCAGGCCGCCGAGCCCGCGCAGCGTCTCGACCATATCCTCGGCGACCGAGCCCTTGTAGAACGCATCCGGTCCGTTGTCGGCGATCAGGCGCAGCGTCTGCGCCAGCTCCGGCTGCTTGATGACGTCGCCGGTCACAGCGGCCTCGCCGTTCGGCAGCAGATAGCGCTCGGTGTTGTGGCCCTTCTTCAGCTTCGCAAAGCCGTTCTTCCAGTCGAACGCGACCCGCGGCGCCACCACGTAGCCTTCGGCCGCCGCCTTGATCGCCGGCTGCAGCAATTTGTCGAAGCCGAACCGGCCGTGGTCGCGCAGGATCGTCGCCCAGGCATCGATGGCGCCGGGGATCGTCACCGAATGCGGGCTGGTCAGCGGAATGGCGTCGATGCCGCGTTCCAGAAACCACTCGGCCTTGGCGGCCGCCGGCGCCCGGCCGGAGCCGTTATAGGCGACGATTTTGCCGGTGCCTTTGGGCTGGTACAGCGCGAAGCAGTCGCCGCCGATGCCGGTCGATTGCGGTTCGATCACCGCCAGCAGCGCGGAGGCCGCGATCGCGGCGTCGGCCGCGGTGCCGCCGGCCTGCAGAATCTCGATCGCGGCGAGCGCCGCCTGCGGATGCGAGGTCGCCACCATGGCATTGCGGGCATGGACCGTGGACCGGCCGGCGAAGTGGAAATTCCTCATGGGAACAAGCTCATTGGTTCACCGCGCCGCACTTCGGCGCCGGCCTAATTGGCATATTCCGGCGGGCGGGGGCAATCCTCGCCACTGCATGCCTTGCGCCGCGCCGATCACGATCTGCCGATGGCGCGGGGTTTCGCGCCGCCTCGGCGGCTGATAGATCATCGCGCTCTCGCGGCGAGCCCGCACAGCATTGGAGCGGTCCGATGGCCGACGATCAATCCCTCAGCGCGCGCATCGAGGCGTTGGAGATGCGCCTGACCTATCAGGACGAGACCATCGAGACCCTGAACCAGGCCGTCACCGCGCAATGGCAGCAGATCGACGCCCTGACACGGCAGATCGCGGCGCTGTCCGATCGCCTCGCTCAGGCCGAAACCAGCGTCGCCGCCCCCGCCAACGAACGCCCGCCGCATTACTGAGGTAGTGCGGTCGTCGCGCGCGGTCTTGCGCCAGCCCGCAATCTGATCTGTGGCGGGGCTCTCTTCACCCTCCCTGGAGGGGGAGGGTGTTTAGTCCCTCCCCGCTGCCGCCAGCCGCTGATCGCGCAGTTCGCGTTTCAGCACCTTGCCGATCGCGCTGCGCGGCAGGGTCTCCACCAACGTCACATCGGACAGCCGCTGGGTCTTGCCGACCTTGGCATTGGTCCAGGCCCTCAGATCGGCCGGATCGAGCGCTGCGCCCGGGCGCGGCACCGCGAAGGCGACGGGCGTCTCGCCCCAGTCTTCCGAAGGCATGCCGACCACCGCGACTTCGAGCACGTCGGGATGCTGGCTCGCGATCGCCTCGATGTCGCTCGGATAGATGTTGAAGCCGCCGGAGATGATCATGTCCTTCTTGCGGTCCATCAAGGTCAGAAAGCCGTCCTCGTCGAACCGTCCGATGTCGCCGGTGCGCACCCAGCGGTTGCCGTCCTTATCGGTCCAGAACGTCTCGGCGGTCTTCTGCGGCTGGTTGAGATAGCCCTGCATCATCACCGCGGAGCGGCCGACGATCTCGCCGATCTCGCCCTGGGCGACGAAATTGCCGGCCTCGTCGATCAGCCGAATCTCATGGTCAGGCATCGGCTGGCCGACGGTAGCGAGCTTGTCGGGATGTTCGTGCGCGAGCAGCGCGCAGGAGCCGCCGCCCTCGGTCATGCCGTAATACTCGGTGAGGCCGCCGGGCCAGCGCGCGAGAATGTCGCGCTTCAGCTCGGCCGCGAACGGCGCCGAGGTGCAGAACTTGCCGACGAAGGACGACAGGTCGTAATCGCCGAATTCCGGCAGCGCCATGATGCGGCGATACTGCACGGGGACCAGCATCGCGTGGGTGACGCGATGTTTTTGCGCGAGGTCGAGGAAGCCCTTGGCGTCGAACTTCTTCATCAGCACGAGCGTGCCGCCGCCGGCCAGCGTCGGGTTGAAGCACACCAGCGTCGTGTTGGAATACAGCGGCGTCGACAGCAGCGTCACCGCGTCTGGGCCGTAGCCGAGCGGATCGAGCTGGCCATATTGCCGCCAGCGCAGATAGTGGGTGTGGACGATGCCCTTCGGCGTGCCGGTGGTGCCCGACGAATAGATGATGTTGAACACCCATTCCGGATCGATCGCGAGCGGCGTCGGCTTTTGGTCCGCCGCAGCGATCCAGTCCGCAAAGGCGGCGCCGCTCGCCCCACCGTCGAGCGCCACGCGGCGGATCCCGGGATCGATCGCGGCCGCCTTCATCGCGTCGGCGGCGAAATCGTCGGTGAACAGAACCTTCGCCGAGGCGTCCTTCACCATCGCCGCGAAGTCCTGCGCGGTCGATGACGGCGCCAGCGGCGCCACCGCGACGCCCGCGCGCAACGCGCCGAGGAAGGTCGCGACATATTCGAGCGAGGACAGTGCGCAGATCGAGATCGCGTCGGTCGGTTGCACGCCGTCGCGTTGCAGGGCGGCTGCGACCCGGTCGATCAGCGCATCGAATTCCGCGTAGCGCAATTGCCGCTCGCCGTCGATCACCGCGATCCGGTCCGGATGCGCCTGGGCCGTGTTGCGCACCAGCGTATCGAGGGTGATAAAGTCGGGCATTTCGGTCTCCGGTTGGTTTCTTGTTGGCTCTGTATAGTAGCAAGACTCGTCATCCTGAGGCGCGAGCGAAGCGAGCCTCGAAGGATGACAGCGGCACGTGTGGCCCATCCTTCGAGGCGCGCAAAGATGCGCGCACCTCAGGATGACGCCGACGGCGTCGAAAGCCTACCGATCCAGCTTCTCTCCCCTCAACCACGCCGCGCCGCTGGCGTAAAGCCGCTCCACCGCCGCGCCTTTCAGGCCCGGCATGTCGCGCTTGATCTGGTAGCCGATCTGGCTCTGCAGATAAGCGAGGTGCCGATAGCCCTCGGGGAATTGCGCGAGCGATGCGGGATCGAGCGACAGCTTCGCCGCGGGATCGACCGGATCCATCCGGTCCTTTTCGTAGATCGGTTGACGCAGCACGAAGCCCCAGCGGCCATCGCGTTTCTCGAGGAAATCATAGAACCGCCCGGTGCAGACCACGTCGACCTGAACATCGTGCACGACAGCGCGCTGCGCGATCGTCATTTTGGTCTGGGAGATCGCGCGGGGCCCCGCCAGATCGATCGCCTGCCCGCCGAGGAAATGCAGGATCGAAACGCCCTTGGCCCAGCCGGCCTGGCTCATCGCGATGAATTCGTCGGCGGTGCCTTGCGTCCAGGTCGCCATCATCCGGCCGTCGTCGAACCAGACCGTCCGGAAGCGCTCCCAGTCTCCGGCGTCCCGCCACACCACCCAATTCTCGATCAGGTCGCGAATCGCGAGCCGGTCCTGCCACGCCACGTCCATCTGCCGTTTCCGTCCCGCGTCTTGTTGCGCGGCGCCACTATACAAACGGCCGCACAAAGCGCGAGGGGGCGGGATGCAGCCGTGCTCTGCCTGGCGTTGGGGGCGAGCCCGGTATCAGGCCTGTGCCTCCGCCCGGTCTCAGTTGCGGGCCTGAGAGCGATCCTGCAACATCGCGCTCAGCCGCGGATGCACCTCGATGTTGCGATCGTAGCTGATCAGACCGAGCTTGCGGAACTTGTTCATGAAGAAGCTGACGCGCGAGCGGGTGGTGCCGATCATTTCGGCCAGCGTCTCCTGGCTGATATGCGGCGCGATCGGTTGCGCGCTGCCGTCATCGTCGAGCTTCGACAGACGCAGTAGCAACCGCGCCAGCCGCTTCTCGCTCGAATTGAACAGCTGATCGATCAGATCCTCTTCCATCCCGCGGTTGCGGATCAGCAGATGGCGAATGAACAGTTCGGCGAAATCCGGCTCGGTGCGCAAGGCCTCGATCACCCGGCATTTGTTGATCGAGGCGACGACGCAATCGCGCATCGCGATCGTGGTCGCGTATCGGGTTTCATCGCCGATCAGGCAGCCGTCGCCGAAGAACTGCCCGGACTCCACCAGCCGGGTCGCAGCCTCCTTGCCCTGCGCGGACAACACGACGACTTTGATCCGACCCTCGAGCAGAAAGAAGACGTTGTCGGCGGCATCGCCTTGGGAGAAGATCACCTGATCCCGCGCAAACCGCAGCAGCGCCTTCCCAGCGCCCGGCCTGGAGAAGTACTCTCGATAGTCGAAGTCGGCTTCCAGCTTCATTGGCCTCTCCAACTCCCTGCGAAGCTGATGCGGCTCAAATGATAGACTGCCGTAGCCTGAAAACGCTGGTAAAAACTCCATTCCTAGTGAAGGTACGAGGTCTCGCCGTCATCGTTTCAAACGGGTGGTGGCGACAGCGACCGCCGACGACCGCGCGTGTGGTCGCACGCGCGCGATTCCTCAAGACGCGATCGGGCGGCGGCGGAGGCGCGATCCGTGGACGGATCGGCTCGCGGATCGCCGCGCCTCACGTCACCGGCGTGATCCGCTCGTCGGTCCAGGACAGGCCGAATTCGTCGAGCCCGGCGGCGAGATAGTCGCTGAGCAGCGGTTCGCCGAGCAGGTAGCGTGCGGTGCGGCCGTTGCGGCCGTCGGCGGCCTCGCGGCGCAGATCGTCCCATTCCTCGATGCTGCCGTCGCCGCGGCCGAGCCGCATCAGCGCCACCAGATCGATCTGCTCTTCCTCGGTCATCGCGGCGATGAACCCGGCGATTTCCTGCGCCACCGGATCGTCGCCATTGTCCTCCAGCACATCGATCATGTTGTCGTCGACGCCGTTCGAGCCGGAATCGAGGTCGGAGGCCCCCTCCTTGACGTCGTATTCACGCGCCTTCTCGATCAGAAAGCCGACCTTATCGGTGGAAATCGCGAGTTCCGGCATCGAATGATCTCCCATCGTTTGGCGCCGTGCGACCAACGCGGTGCAGCGGCAGATGATCCATTGCACCGCTCCGGCAAAACCAGCATGGTCGGGCAAAACAACAATCGGGAGAGACGTGGGATGGGCTGGACGATCGGCAAGGTCAAGATCACGAAAATCGTCGAAATCGAATCCACCGGGGGCACCCGGTTCATCCTGCCGCAGGCCACCAACGAGGAAATCCAGAAGCTGCCCTGGCTCGCGCCCGACTTCGCCAATGCGGAGGGCCGGCTGAAGATGACCGTGCACGCGCTGGTGGTCGAGACGCCGACTCGCCGCATCGTGGTCGACACCTGCATCGGCAACGACAAGCAGGGCCGCAGCGTCCCGACCTGGAACGGATTGGACAGACCCTTTCTGGCCGACATGGCCGCGGCGGGCTATCCGGCCGACAACATCGACATGGTGATCTGCACGCATCTGCACGTCGATCATGTCGGCTGGAATACCCGGCTCGTCGATGGGCGCTGGGTGCCGACCTTCAGCAATGCCCGCTACGTGTTCGCGCGCGACGAATACGACTACTGGAAACAGCACAGCACCGAGGGCGAGCACGCCGCCGTGTTCGCGGATTCGATCCAGCCGGTGGTCGATGCCGGTCTGGTCGATCTGGTGGCGAGCGATGCGGCGATCAGCGACGAGATCACGCTGATTCCGACGCCGGGCCACAGCCCGGGCCATGTCAGCCTGCACATCCGCTCGGACGGCGCCGAGGCGCTGCTGAGCGGCGACGTCGCGCACCATCCCTGCCAGATGGCGCATCTCGACTGGGCCTCGACGGTGGACTTCGATCCGAAGCAATCGACCGAATCCCGGCGCGCGCTGTTTTCGCGCTTCGCCGATACGCCGACGCTGGTGATCGGCGGCCATTTCGGGCCCGGCCACATCATCCGCGACGGCGACGCCTTCCGCTTCGTCGCAACGCAATAGCCCTGCGCGACCGCACCGCATGGGCCGCCCGCGACTACGCCGGTTGAATTTCGCGCAGCGCTGTTCCATGAGGTGAGCAGCGAAAATTCAGGAGGAAGCGCGGCATGAAGCTCGTTCGATATGGTGCGATCGGCCAGGAAAAACCCGGCCTGATCGATAAATCAGGCCAGTTGCGCGATCTGTCGGCGCAACTGCCGGACCTCGCCGGCGAAGCCTTCGCGCCGGCCAGCCTCGCCAAGCTCGCCGCGCTGGATGCCGCGAGCCTGCCGGCCGTGGCAGGCCAGCCGCGGATCGGATCGCCGGTCGGCGGCGCGCCGAAATTCATCGCTATCGGACTGAACTACGCGGATCACGCCGCCGAAGCCAACATGCCGATTCCGTCCGAGCCGATCGTCTTCATGAAGGCGTCGAGCTCGCTGTGCGGGCCGAACGACGACGTCGAGAAGCCGCGCGGATCGACCAAGCTCGACTGGGAAGTCGAACTCGCGATCGTGATCGGCAGCCGCGCCAAATACGTCTCCGAGGCCGATGCGTTGAACTACGTCGCCGGCTACGCGGTCTGCAACGACGTTTCCGAGCGCGCCTTCCAGATCGAGCGCATGGGGCAGTGGACCAAGGGCAAGTCGCACGACACGTTCGGGCCGCTCGGGCCGTGGCTCGTCACCCGGGACGAGATCGCCGACGTGCACAAACTCGGGATGTGGCTCGACGTCAACGGCACGCGCTGCCAGACCGGCTCGACCGCGACGATGATCTTCAACGTGCCGAAAATCGTGTCCTATCTGTCCGAGCTGATGACGCTGCTGCCCGGCGACATCATCACCACCGGCACGCCGCCCGGCGTCGGCATGGGCAAGAAACCCCCGCAATTCCTCAGCGTCGGCGACGTCGTCACGCTCGGCATCGACGGCCTCGGCGAGCAGAAGCAGACCATCGTGGCGGCGTGAGCCGCAACATCAAGGACGTCATCCCGAGGAGCGCTCCGCAGGAGCGCGTCTCGAAGGATGGTGAAGTTGATAGTATTCGCCGCCCATCGTTCGAGACGCCCGGCTTCGCCGGGCTCCTCAGGATGACGTGGCAAGCGTCGAAAAGCCCCGCCTGACAAGCCTATCCGAAGGACTTCCGATGAAACTCTCGTTCTCCCCCGCCTCGCCGTTCGCCCGCAAGCTGCGGATCGCCGCGATCGAACTGGGACTGATCGACCGCATCGAATTCATTCCGGCGACGGTGATCCCGGCGCAGGCCAATGACGACTACATGCGCGACGTCAATCCGCTGAAGAAGCTGCCGGCGCTGATTCTCGACAACGGCGAAGTGATCGTCGATTCCTACGTGATCGCCGAATATCTCGACGATCTCGCCGGCGGCGGCAAGCTCGTGCCGGCGTCGGGGCCGGAGAAGTGGCGCGTGAAGAGCGATCACTCGCTGCTGCAGGGCATGCTGGATTCGATGCTGCTGTGCCGCTACGAGAAGATGGTGCGGCCCAAGGAGCTGTTCTGGCAGGGCTGGTACGACGATCACTGGAATCGCGCCTGGAGCGGCCTGGCGCGCTTCGAGAAGGCCGATAAAGTCTTGAACGGACAACTGGATTTGGCGCAGATCGGGCTGGTTTGCGTGCTCGGTTATGCGGATTTCCGGTTTCCCGATTGCGGCTGGCGCAAGGCGTATCCGAAACTCGACGCGTTCAACCAGAAAATGATGGAACGTCAATCGGTTAAGGTCTCGATGCCGCCGCCGGCGTGAGGCTTTGCGCCGCCGGCGCGGGCCTTGGCGCCGCCGGCGTGAGTCTTGGTGGCTTGCGGCAAACCTGTGACAAACTTCAGGCAGGTCGCGCCGCAAGAATTCCGCCGTTCAATCGAACAGGCTCGGCGTGTAGTTGACCGCCGCGCCCTCGATCGACAGCAGTTTGAGCTTGGTGGCGACGCCGCCATTGGCGGAAAATCCGCCGGGCTTGCCGCCGGCGGCGAGCACGCGGTGGCACGGCACGATCACCGGCACCGGATTGCGACCGAGCGCCTGGCCGACCTCGCGCGCCAATTCGACTCCGCCGAGTCGTTTGGCGATGTCGCCGTAACTCAGCGTGTGCCCCGGCGGGATGGTGCGCGCGATGGCGTAGACGCCGCGCTGGAATTCGGAGACGCCGTCGAGGTCGAGCGCAATATGCGTGAGATCGATCGGCTGGCCTGCGAGCA
The DNA window shown above is from Rhodopseudomonas palustris HaA2 and carries:
- a CDS encoding hybrid sensor histidine kinase/response regulator, which gives rise to MSGLRQVMMTARGTGGDWSSRFAFWFGGRGAGTLTPANVDEREMRLIRAAQIHSVSRLVPVTMSINMINATLVLVAFWDNNSRFFLLAWFGSIGIAAALAMRSWLKTRHNPPREASANAIRRMSAQALMLGLIWGAMPIVLFPNAEPTDQLIIGCLVTGMMSGGAFALSTVPRAGLAYTWSMVLGSAITLMLCTGTGYQITMIFLMLYAVFMSRNLVSHGEMFFDNLCAQFELERNTEIISLLLKDFQANASDWLWQTDSECRLVHVPDRFVEVARLPVNILRGAQLSDVLGMLCPEDGRCAAAVAAKMALREPMHELVVHVMIGGTQRLWSLTARPMLDHNGEFTGYRGVGRDVTERWRAEQAEAENRAKSDFLAMMSHEIRTPMNGVLGLANSLLETKLDPEQQHAVTTIRDSGDNLLRILNDILDLSKLEAGRIEFEQVNFSPSVLVDAVRSIVEPNARAKGLTLKIDVDPRLPPALTGDAQRIRQVLLNLAFNAVKFTDRGGVTIVLTCVRRDDAYATIEWQVTDTGIGIPLDRVGSLFTDFAQGDVSINRRFGGTGLGLAISRRIVEQMGGAIDVTSKPGEGSTFRFSLDLPWTNALISDYRLDRVGNDDLRTRIAMLGHPLRVLIAEDDATNQMVVLKMLQEFVAETRVVSDGAEALRALAEEEFDVVLMDVRMPTMDGLAATRAIRAQGGAFAKLPIIALTANAFPDDIRTCREAGMSDFLAKPLRKPALVAAVLRALRGGGGVATFGPPAPLAPPPPLDLNILTELTEEIGREQVNEMVALFFSETERRIALFRGFGDAIDRDVLAIEAHAMKGGAATLGFATIAEVARAIELGATIVSVEALEAQTVQLAKSLAELRRHCEGSFRLAS
- a CDS encoding CsbD family protein; translated protein: MGSTMDKIKGTANEMTGKAKQGIGEATGSEKLQGEGAVQEIKGKGQKAMGDAKEAVKDTTDKVSDAAHRNL
- a CDS encoding D-2-hydroxyacid dehydrogenase family protein, which gives rise to MKVAILDDYFDTLRTLNCFGRLQGHDVTVFNDHVQDTDALASRLRDTEALVLIRERTQIRAALLEKLPRLKLISQRGVYPHIDVDACTRLGIVVSSNMSAGAPSYAAAELTWGLVLGAMRQIPQQMAALKAGVWQIGVGHTLRDKTLGIYGYGRIGRVVAGYGRAFGMTVLVWAREPNLAEARADGYQIAGSKEDLFAHSDVLSLHMRLIDATRGIVTRADLARMKPTALLVNTSRAGLIEQGALVAALRAGRPGMAAIDVFDTEPLRDPQDPLLAMDNVVATPHIGYVSRDEYELQFGDIFEQIVAYAAGEPINVVNPASLSSSRSSSRR
- the ggt gene encoding gamma-glutamyltransferase, translated to MRNFHFAGRSTVHARNAMVATSHPQAALAAIEILQAGGTAADAAIAASALLAVIEPQSTGIGGDCFALYQPKGTGKIVAYNGSGRAPAAAKAEWFLERGIDAIPLTSPHSVTIPGAIDAWATILRDHGRFGFDKLLQPAIKAAAEGYVVAPRVAFDWKNGFAKLKKGHNTERYLLPNGEAAVTGDVIKQPELAQTLRLIADNGPDAFYKGSVAEDMVETLRGLGGLHTLEDFAGHTTETTSPLGTLYKGFDVWQCPPNGPGITMLVMLNILSRFDLTKFGPLSVERFHLEAEAARIAYMMRELHIGDPGHVEVDVIRILARDFAEEHFSKIALDKILDLPKVSPPMNPSTVYITVVDEDRNVCSFINSIAHSFGSAIVTDKTGILLQNRGAGFRIQPGHPNCIAPNKRPLHTIIPALATENGRARMSFGVMGGQYQPVGQVRVLTNMLDYGLDVQEAIDLPRGLHYENIYQLEEGVPAATVEGLKALGHQVAPIGPPHGGGQAIWIDWEKGTLTGGSDPRKDGCALGY
- a CDS encoding SlyX family protein, producing MADDQSLSARIEALEMRLTYQDETIETLNQAVTAQWQQIDALTRQIAALSDRLAQAETSVAAPANERPPHY
- a CDS encoding class I adenylate-forming enzyme family protein, with the translated sequence MPDFITLDTLVRNTAQAHPDRIAVIDGERQLRYAEFDALIDRVAAALQRDGVQPTDAISICALSSLEYVATFLGALRAGVAVAPLAPSSTAQDFAAMVKDASAKVLFTDDFAADAMKAAAIDPGIRRVALDGGASGAAFADWIAAADQKPTPLAIDPEWVFNIIYSSGTTGTPKGIVHTHYLRWRQYGQLDPLGYGPDAVTLLSTPLYSNTTLVCFNPTLAGGGTLVLMKKFDAKGFLDLAQKHRVTHAMLVPVQYRRIMALPEFGDYDLSSFVGKFCTSAPFAAELKRDILARWPGGLTEYYGMTEGGGSCALLAHEHPDKLATVGQPMPDHEIRLIDEAGNFVAQGEIGEIVGRSAVMMQGYLNQPQKTAETFWTDKDGNRWVRTGDIGRFDEDGFLTLMDRKKDMIISGGFNIYPSDIEAIASQHPDVLEVAVVGMPSEDWGETPVAFAVPRPGAALDPADLRAWTNAKVGKTQRLSDVTLVETLPRSAIGKVLKRELRDQRLAAAGRD